In one window of Chryseobacterium phocaeense DNA:
- a CDS encoding RluA family pseudouridine synthase: MAEDNEDFLEEELLESDSLGNIDIDEENKGLYEHLNITVDRNQESTRIDKFLLTFRQNSSRNKISQSCRAGNVVVNGNVVKQNYRVKPGDQISVLLAHPPRENIIIPQDIPVNIVYEDDDLLVVDKEPGMVVHPGHGNYDKTLVNALAFHFEKIGLKSDLDRVGLVHRIDKDTSGLIVIAKNEFALSFLAKQFFNRTTKRLYWAFVWGNPQEDEGTIRGHIGRHPKNRMQMSVYEDGSHGKHAVTHYKVLERFKYMTWVECKLETGRTHQIRAHFKHIGHTLFNDERYEGDTPLRGVNLPKYKQFIKNVFEILPRHALHAHTLGFIHPTTRKELYFESPMPKDMADAVKKWRNYLEN; encoded by the coding sequence ATGGCAGAAGATAACGAAGATTTTTTAGAAGAGGAATTATTAGAGTCGGACAGTCTCGGGAATATCGATATTGATGAGGAAAATAAGGGGCTTTACGAGCATCTTAATATTACGGTTGATCGAAATCAGGAGTCTACAAGAATCGATAAGTTCTTATTGACCTTCAGACAAAACTCTTCACGGAATAAAATTTCACAGAGCTGCAGAGCCGGAAATGTCGTGGTGAACGGAAATGTGGTGAAACAGAACTACCGCGTGAAGCCGGGTGACCAGATTTCGGTGCTTCTGGCTCATCCGCCAAGAGAAAATATTATTATTCCACAAGATATTCCTGTAAATATCGTTTATGAAGATGATGATCTGCTGGTAGTAGACAAAGAGCCTGGAATGGTGGTGCATCCCGGACATGGAAATTATGACAAAACGTTGGTGAATGCACTGGCTTTCCATTTTGAAAAAATCGGGCTGAAATCCGATCTGGACAGGGTGGGTCTTGTTCACAGGATTGATAAAGACACATCGGGGCTTATCGTTATTGCGAAAAATGAATTTGCACTGAGCTTTTTAGCGAAACAGTTTTTCAACAGGACCACCAAAAGATTGTATTGGGCTTTTGTCTGGGGAAATCCTCAGGAAGACGAAGGGACCATCAGAGGGCATATTGGAAGACACCCGAAAAACAGGATGCAGATGTCCGTTTATGAAGATGGAAGTCACGGGAAACATGCAGTGACCCATTATAAGGTATTGGAGCGTTTTAAATATATGACTTGGGTGGAATGTAAACTTGAAACGGGAAGAACCCACCAGATCAGGGCTCATTTCAAACATATAGGCCATACTTTATTTAATGATGAAAGATATGAAGGCGATACCCCGCTGAGAGGCGTGAATCTTCCTAAGTATAAGCAGTTTATAAAAAATGTATTTGAGATCCTGCCAAGACATGCCCTTCATGCGCATACATTAGGGTTTATACATCCTACTACAAGAAAGGAATTATACTTTGAGAGCCCAATGCCGAAAGATATGGCGGATGCTGTAAAAAAATGGAGAAATTATTTAGAAAACTAA
- a CDS encoding PorP/SprF family type IX secretion system membrane protein: MRKLYAIVCLALLSNAYKAQESLPYYQQYLLDGEFLFNPAQYGKTDYVQLNANYHKQFDKFSDSPNTQSIGINGNIFDRVGAGLSIFRDSNGPISAGGITAGASYFIPLSSEGERKDQFSFGTSVSFYNMNFDYTSVNVEDGYDPLLIGKEGNIFMAYANFGAAATYRNIFAGVSVNDIALSNDKAIVNGIEPSPIKFFLNLGYNWHFADNIYVTPSALINLNTNSTRMIDYNLMATFFNDINSFSAGVSYRTVQNRFDSQQLQVAPVVKVRFNKFMVGATYNIGMSDIQTYGGNSFMISLGYNFDNFINHRGYRY, from the coding sequence ATGAGAAAACTATATGCTATCGTATGTTTAGCTCTTTTGTCAAATGCATACAAAGCACAAGAATCACTACCATATTATCAGCAATATCTTCTGGATGGTGAATTCCTGTTCAACCCAGCTCAGTACGGAAAGACCGATTACGTGCAGCTTAATGCTAATTACCACAAGCAATTTGACAAGTTTAGCGATTCTCCAAATACGCAGTCTATAGGAATCAACGGGAACATCTTCGACAGAGTAGGAGCAGGGCTTTCTATTTTCAGAGATAGTAACGGGCCTATTTCGGCAGGAGGAATCACGGCAGGAGCGTCATACTTTATTCCACTAAGTAGTGAAGGAGAAAGAAAAGACCAGTTCTCTTTTGGTACCAGTGTTTCATTCTATAATATGAACTTCGACTATACTTCAGTGAACGTTGAAGATGGTTATGATCCATTATTGATCGGAAAAGAAGGGAATATTTTTATGGCATATGCCAACTTCGGAGCAGCAGCTACCTATAGAAACATTTTTGCGGGAGTATCGGTAAACGATATCGCACTAAGCAATGATAAGGCTATCGTAAACGGAATTGAGCCTTCACCAATTAAATTCTTCTTAAACTTAGGATACAACTGGCATTTTGCGGACAATATCTATGTAACGCCATCAGCGTTGATCAACCTGAATACCAATTCAACCAGAATGATCGACTATAACTTAATGGCGACTTTCTTTAATGATATCAACTCATTCTCTGCCGGAGTAAGCTACAGAACGGTACAGAACAGATTCGACAGCCAGCAGCTTCAGGTGGCACCGGTTGTTAAAGTAAGATTTAACAAGTTCATGGTGGGAGCTACCTACAACATCGGAATGTCTGATATCCAGACTTACGGAGGGAACAGCTTCATGATCAGCTTAGGCTATAACTTTGATAACTTTATTAATCATAGAGGATATAGATACTAA
- the hemW gene encoding radical SAM family heme chaperone HemW, translating to MIYIHIPFCRQKCSYCNFHFSTSLNFKDEMISAMKTEIRLRKDELQDTSLKSLYFGGGTPSILSADEIRSMIDEVLKYFSFDHDIEVTLEANPDDLDKNFLKQLADSPVNRLSIGTQSFFDEDLKMMNRAHNASEAEGSIKRAQDFGFENLSIDLIYGSPTSNLEIWKENLNKTIALEVPHVSSYALTVEPKTALENWISKGKISSPREEEQNKEFYYLSDFLKDNGFEHYEVSNFAKPGFYSRHNSAYWKYREYLGIGPSAHSYNGFDVRSWNVANNQQYIKKLHTGILAKEEEILSQEDQFNEMIMIGLRTIWGVDLESLSRKFSGKVLEHFHHEIKSKLEEGILITENNHLKIPEKHWFMADGIASDLFLV from the coding sequence ATGATATATATTCACATTCCATTCTGCAGACAGAAATGCAGCTACTGCAATTTTCACTTTTCCACCTCTTTGAATTTTAAAGATGAAATGATCAGTGCCATGAAGACCGAAATAAGACTGAGGAAAGATGAGCTGCAGGACACGAGCTTAAAATCACTGTATTTTGGAGGCGGCACTCCGTCTATCCTTTCTGCAGATGAAATCCGTTCCATGATTGATGAGGTGCTGAAATATTTCAGTTTTGACCATGATATTGAAGTTACTTTAGAAGCGAATCCGGATGATCTGGATAAAAATTTCTTAAAACAGCTTGCAGATTCTCCGGTTAACCGGCTCTCTATCGGAACCCAGAGCTTTTTTGATGAAGATCTTAAAATGATGAACCGTGCCCATAATGCTTCAGAAGCAGAAGGTTCCATCAAGAGGGCTCAGGATTTTGGATTTGAAAATTTAAGTATAGATTTAATTTACGGTTCACCAACCTCCAATCTGGAGATCTGGAAAGAGAATTTAAACAAGACCATCGCACTTGAAGTTCCGCATGTTTCATCTTATGCACTGACCGTAGAACCTAAAACAGCTTTGGAAAACTGGATTTCGAAAGGTAAAATTTCAAGTCCGCGGGAAGAAGAGCAGAATAAAGAATTCTATTACCTGTCTGATTTCTTAAAAGACAACGGATTTGAACATTATGAAGTCTCCAATTTTGCAAAACCCGGCTTTTATTCAAGGCATAATTCGGCTTACTGGAAATATAGAGAATATCTGGGAATAGGTCCCTCAGCGCACTCTTACAACGGTTTTGATGTGAGAAGCTGGAACGTGGCCAACAATCAGCAGTACATTAAAAAATTGCATACCGGAATTCTGGCCAAAGAAGAAGAAATCCTGTCCCAGGAAGACCAGTTCAATGAAATGATCATGATTGGCCTGAGAACCATCTGGGGAGTAGATCTTGAAAGTCTAAGCCGGAAATTCTCCGGAAAAGTTCTGGAGCATTTTCATCATGAGATCAAATCCAAATTAGAAGAAGGAATTCTGATCACCGAAAACAACCATTTGAAAATACCGGAAAAGCACTGGTTTATGGCGGATGGAATTGCTTCAGATTTATTTTTGGTGTAA
- a CDS encoding DUF4139 domain-containing protein codes for MRKNVLLFFLFLGVLHFSQKPIFTKAKVNAVNMYRTSAELQNIINVSVPAGNSEIVITNISDEIVEKSVQINTNNKEISVLSAQYRDGYDSKYSETNNPSGKKIKDSITILENLSTKINIERQTNEKTLELLDKNQGLLVGSNTSSVAQLMQLTEYYKTKRNEISIAQIDINKKYTDTILKLERLRNRLKANADAEETFSDGVLVLKVVSSTAGNAKMNLGYLVENVSWEPFYEVKGNKLTEPLDVTFKAKVRQDTGLDWKGVKLSLINARSSRNNVAPVMNPWFLNSYKNEERANLGYSSGKDTVRTQNIEEVVMVGYGIKINENQLNVSFDTDIPYDILSNNEDHFINLKQIKIPADFKYYAVPKYNTNAYLVADIKDFNKYNLISGSASVIFENMYVGETRINPNLTDDKMSITLGDDKKISIRKEIVNDKSSEKLFSSYQEKTFAYDLIIRNNKKEAVTMDLRDQIPLSKDEAVKIELLQSDNADLNKEKGFLTWNLKISPSETKKIRISYKVRYPKDFSIGNLN; via the coding sequence ATGAGGAAAAACGTATTGTTATTTTTTCTTTTTTTAGGCGTTCTGCACTTTTCTCAAAAACCAATATTTACAAAAGCAAAAGTTAATGCAGTAAATATGTACAGAACGTCTGCGGAGCTCCAGAACATCATCAATGTGTCTGTGCCTGCCGGAAACTCTGAGATCGTTATCACCAATATTTCGGATGAAATTGTAGAAAAATCGGTACAGATCAATACCAATAATAAAGAGATCTCCGTTCTTTCCGCTCAATACAGAGACGGTTACGATTCAAAATATTCTGAAACCAATAACCCCAGCGGGAAAAAAATTAAAGACAGCATTACGATTTTAGAGAATCTTAGTACGAAAATCAATATTGAAAGGCAGACCAATGAAAAAACGCTGGAGCTTTTAGACAAAAACCAGGGGCTTTTGGTAGGGAGCAATACATCAAGTGTTGCCCAGCTGATGCAGCTGACGGAATATTATAAGACGAAAAGAAATGAAATAAGCATTGCCCAGATTGATATTAATAAAAAATATACAGACACCATTCTGAAGCTGGAAAGGTTAAGAAACCGGTTAAAAGCAAATGCAGACGCTGAAGAAACATTCTCTGACGGCGTTCTTGTTCTGAAAGTCGTAAGCAGCACGGCAGGAAATGCAAAAATGAATTTAGGATATCTGGTAGAAAACGTTTCCTGGGAGCCGTTTTATGAGGTGAAAGGGAATAAGCTCACAGAACCTCTGGATGTCACTTTCAAAGCAAAAGTGAGACAGGATACAGGTTTGGACTGGAAGGGCGTAAAACTCTCACTGATCAACGCCCGTTCTTCAAGAAATAATGTAGCCCCGGTAATGAATCCGTGGTTTCTGAATTCGTATAAAAATGAAGAAAGAGCAAATTTGGGCTACTCCAGTGGAAAAGATACAGTTCGAACTCAGAACATTGAAGAGGTTGTTATGGTAGGTTATGGCATTAAAATTAATGAAAACCAGCTGAACGTAAGCTTTGATACAGACATTCCCTACGATATACTTTCCAATAATGAAGACCATTTCATTAACCTGAAACAGATAAAAATTCCTGCCGATTTTAAGTACTATGCGGTTCCAAAATATAATACCAATGCCTATCTGGTGGCAGATATCAAAGATTTCAACAAATACAATCTCATCTCAGGTTCTGCCAGTGTCATCTTTGAAAATATGTATGTAGGGGAAACCAGAATAAATCCTAACCTGACTGATGATAAAATGAGCATTACCCTCGGTGACGACAAAAAAATCAGTATACGTAAGGAAATAGTAAATGACAAATCAAGCGAGAAGCTGTTTTCCTCTTACCAGGAAAAAACTTTTGCCTATGATCTTATTATCAGGAATAACAAAAAAGAGGCAGTCACAATGGATCTGAGAGATCAGATTCCTTTAAGTAAAGATGAAGCCGTAAAGATTGAACTGCTCCAGAGCGATAATGCTGATCTTAATAAAGAAAAAGGATTTTTAACCTGGAATCTTAAAATTTCCCCATCCGAAACTAAGAAAATCAGAATAAGCTATAAAGTAAGATATCCTAAAGATTTTTCAATCGGTAATCTTAATTAA
- the murI gene encoding glutamate racemase, whose translation MKTKKQDYSHLSQSQPIGIFDSGVGGLTVAKEIKRLLPHEDLIYFGDTKHLPYGEKSKDAIIEYSTKITNFLLEQNCKAIVIACNTATANALNEVMQSVNGKVPVIDVINPVAEKVAYEIHNNVGVIATKATVNSGLYKKSIRKQNKWIKVDELATPLLVPAIEEGFKNHPITHAIIYNYLSNNKLKNIETLILGCTHYPLLIDEIKQYYGNRVRVIDSPNIVANHLKIILDKYHLLNENNPKPSYHFYLSDLTKNFEKISKKFFGKSIDLELKVL comes from the coding sequence TTGAAAACTAAAAAGCAAGATTATTCACATCTTTCACAAAGCCAGCCGATCGGTATTTTCGATAGCGGGGTGGGAGGTCTTACCGTAGCCAAAGAGATCAAAAGACTTCTTCCCCATGAGGATCTGATCTATTTCGGAGATACCAAACACCTTCCGTACGGTGAAAAATCAAAAGATGCAATCATAGAATATTCTACCAAGATCACCAATTTCCTGCTTGAGCAGAACTGCAAAGCGATTGTTATTGCCTGCAATACAGCTACAGCTAATGCTCTGAACGAAGTCATGCAGTCTGTAAACGGAAAAGTTCCAGTAATAGACGTTATTAATCCTGTTGCTGAAAAAGTAGCGTATGAGATTCACAATAATGTGGGAGTTATTGCAACGAAAGCAACGGTGAATTCCGGATTGTATAAAAAAAGCATCAGAAAACAGAATAAGTGGATCAAAGTAGACGAGCTGGCCACTCCTTTATTGGTTCCTGCTATTGAAGAGGGATTTAAAAACCACCCGATTACGCATGCGATTATCTACAATTATCTGAGCAATAACAAGCTGAAAAATATAGAAACCTTGATTCTGGGCTGCACCCACTATCCTTTGCTGATTGATGAGATCAAACAGTATTACGGAAACAGGGTTCGTGTGATTGATTCTCCCAATATTGTAGCTAATCACCTGAAGATCATTCTGGATAAATATCACCTTCTTAATGAGAATAATCCAAAACCGAGCTATCATTTCTATCTTTCGGATCTGACGAAAAACTTTGAGAAAATCTCCAAAAAATTCTTCGGAAAATCCATAGATCTGGAACTGAAAGTATTATAA
- a CDS encoding nitroreductase family protein, whose amino-acid sequence MNFLEHMKKRYTVKKYNPQGKISAEQIAELKEILSLSPSSINSQPWNFIFVNKPELKEQLAEASYFNKEKVLDSSHVIVFQVLKNPADFEKQIEENLPEGSVNYYRTMVKPNGEAAIRSWMGHQVYLSLGVLLSACAAMGIDSTPMEGIEPEKYDAILKNNSYETLFAVAIGKRAETDSNHPATTPKRRLKSEMVIVEP is encoded by the coding sequence ATGAACTTTTTAGAACACATGAAAAAGAGGTATACCGTTAAAAAGTATAATCCTCAGGGAAAAATAAGTGCAGAACAGATTGCAGAATTAAAGGAGATCCTTAGCTTAAGTCCCTCTTCCATCAACAGCCAGCCATGGAATTTCATTTTCGTAAATAAACCTGAGCTGAAGGAACAACTGGCGGAAGCTTCTTATTTTAACAAGGAAAAAGTCTTGGACAGCAGCCACGTCATCGTTTTTCAGGTGTTGAAAAACCCGGCGGATTTTGAAAAGCAGATTGAGGAAAACCTTCCGGAAGGCTCGGTGAATTATTACAGAACTATGGTAAAGCCCAATGGTGAGGCTGCTATTCGTTCATGGATGGGACACCAGGTTTATCTTTCGCTGGGAGTGCTTCTTTCCGCCTGCGCCGCTATGGGAATAGATTCCACGCCAATGGAAGGTATTGAACCTGAAAAATATGATGCAATCCTGAAAAATAACTCTTATGAAACGCTATTTGCAGTAGCTATCGGAAAGAGAGCAGAAACTGACAGCAACCATCCCGCAACCACTCCGAAAAGGAGGCTTAAAAGTGAAATGGTAATTGTAGAGCCGTAG
- a CDS encoding winged helix-turn-helix transcriptional regulator yields MYTIDNKEYPCCTSVTMKFIGGKWKAVILFHLTDGPKRYNELRKLIPTITERTLSLQLKQLEEDHILNRKVYTEKPPLMVEYTLTDFGKTLLPVIEAITSWGRAAPDLSVKKIIRN; encoded by the coding sequence ATGTATACCATAGACAATAAAGAATATCCATGCTGTACCAGCGTAACCATGAAGTTTATCGGGGGGAAATGGAAGGCAGTTATTTTATTTCATCTTACGGATGGCCCCAAAAGATATAACGAACTGAGAAAACTGATCCCTACCATCACAGAAAGAACATTAAGCCTGCAACTGAAGCAGCTTGAGGAAGATCATATCCTCAACAGGAAAGTATATACGGAAAAACCTCCTTTGATGGTAGAATATACACTGACGGACTTCGGGAAAACATTGCTACCCGTCATTGAAGCCATTACCAGCTGGGGGAGGGCAGCGCCGGATCTTTCGGTAAAAAAAATCATCAGGAATTAA
- a CDS encoding RsmD family RNA methyltransferase — protein sequence MFRIISGKWKAKKIAAPKNFEVRPTTDFAKEALFSILENKYDMQSISVLDLFAGIGSITFEFASRGCQDVTSVELNPKHTSFINSTASELDMSLQINVQRGDVFDWLKKFRNKKSFEIVFSDAPFEMEEKKYYELLSLVLNNKFVKPNGVFIVEHQSRMKLEHPNLIDTRKYGNVSFSFFEPNKDDHQEI from the coding sequence ATGTTCAGAATAATTTCAGGCAAATGGAAAGCCAAAAAAATAGCTGCACCCAAAAATTTTGAAGTAAGACCCACCACGGATTTTGCCAAGGAAGCGCTGTTCAGTATCCTTGAAAATAAATACGACATGCAGTCGATTTCCGTGCTTGATCTTTTTGCAGGCATTGGCTCCATCACCTTTGAATTTGCTTCCAGAGGATGCCAGGATGTAACCTCAGTGGAGCTGAACCCAAAGCATACAAGCTTCATCAATTCTACGGCTTCGGAACTTGATATGTCTTTACAGATCAATGTTCAGCGAGGCGATGTTTTTGACTGGCTTAAAAAATTCAGAAACAAGAAAAGCTTTGAGATTGTATTTTCCGATGCTCCTTTTGAAATGGAAGAAAAAAAATATTATGAACTGCTGTCTTTGGTTTTGAACAATAAATTTGTCAAGCCCAACGGCGTTTTCATTGTAGAGCATCAGAGCAGGATGAAGCTGGAGCATCCCAATTTAATTGATACCCGGAAATACGGAAACGTAAGTTTCAGTTTTTTCGAACCGAATAAAGATGATCATCAGGAAATTTAA
- a CDS encoding DUF3822 family protein gives MNVLNLLFTKDGLIYQIVKNKSILEEKSYFVTEETPENLIEEKLDEVLLKQRFEEIHVISALNHFTLMPEGFSEHDAGFELIAFNAPADREKEELMLSVNKKFGVQFYYTFPKNFYKKIKELAVPVHFNFSGEKFLNSIHNKNTKEIHINLYHNQCEFFAIDNKKVILYNNLDVNSEVDFLYFVMFTLSKIGFGINETNFYAYGETTENETFISELQKFVKNMRIVFDNVPNKNFILN, from the coding sequence ATGAACGTACTTAATTTACTTTTTACCAAAGACGGATTAATCTACCAGATTGTAAAGAACAAAAGCATTCTGGAAGAAAAGTCTTATTTCGTTACTGAAGAAACACCGGAGAATCTTATTGAGGAGAAACTGGATGAAGTTCTTCTTAAGCAAAGGTTTGAGGAGATCCATGTGATTTCTGCACTGAATCATTTTACGCTGATGCCCGAAGGTTTTTCGGAACATGATGCCGGTTTTGAGCTGATTGCGTTCAATGCTCCGGCGGACAGGGAAAAAGAAGAACTGATGCTTTCCGTGAATAAAAAATTCGGTGTACAGTTTTATTACACGTTCCCGAAAAACTTTTATAAAAAAATTAAGGAGCTGGCAGTACCGGTTCATTTTAATTTTTCCGGAGAAAAGTTTTTAAATTCAATCCATAATAAAAATACTAAAGAGATTCACATCAATCTGTATCATAACCAGTGCGAATTTTTCGCTATCGATAACAAGAAAGTGATCCTGTACAATAATCTGGATGTGAATTCTGAAGTAGATTTTCTGTACTTCGTGATGTTTACGCTGAGTAAAATTGGTTTTGGAATCAATGAAACCAACTTTTATGCTTACGGCGAAACCACGGAAAACGAAACTTTTATCTCTGAGCTTCAGAAATTCGTCAAAAATATGAGAATTGTTTTTGACAACGTTCCTAATAAAAATTTTATACTTAATTAA
- a CDS encoding Smr/MutS family protein, translating to MKIGDQVSVVDEDLSGIVTSVNGNIVVFKDEYGFTYQYPKEKLVPKNADLYENIRVVKKAEPQKIISKKHQKNHMVLDLHFENLVKNPSEYDSFERLFIQKAKLTEVLDFCRKHHLKRLEIVHGIGDGTLQKMVMDVLESQRDIDFYNKEILHHQSGAVMIEFH from the coding sequence ATGAAAATCGGGGACCAGGTTTCTGTAGTAGATGAAGATTTAAGCGGAATTGTTACTTCCGTGAATGGGAATATCGTGGTTTTTAAGGACGAATATGGATTTACCTATCAGTATCCCAAAGAAAAACTGGTTCCTAAAAATGCGGATCTTTACGAAAATATCCGGGTGGTAAAAAAAGCAGAGCCTCAAAAAATTATTTCGAAAAAGCATCAGAAAAATCATATGGTTCTGGATCTTCATTTTGAAAATCTGGTTAAAAACCCCAGTGAATATGACAGTTTTGAAAGACTTTTCATTCAAAAAGCAAAATTAACGGAGGTTCTTGATTTCTGTAGAAAGCACCATCTGAAGAGACTGGAAATTGTTCACGGGATTGGTGACGGAACGCTGCAGAAAATGGTGATGGATGTTTTGGAAAGCCAGCGCGATATTGATTTTTACAATAAGGAAATACTTCATCATCAATCCGGTGCCGTTATGATAGAATTTCACTAA
- a CDS encoding metallophosphoesterase family protein, translating to MTKILLLSDSHSYIDDRILEYARQADEIWHCGDFGSMEVIEALEKIKPLKGVYGNIDNAKIRAEFPEVNRFFCEDLEVLMIHIGGYPGKYTPLTNKEISEKAPKLFISGHSHILKAMFDQKNNLLHLNPGACGKLGWHKTRTMMRFVVDGDEVKDLEIIELGPKN from the coding sequence ATGACAAAAATCCTTCTTCTTTCCGATTCCCATTCTTATATAGACGACCGCATCTTAGAATATGCCCGTCAGGCCGATGAAATCTGGCATTGCGGTGATTTCGGAAGTATGGAAGTCATAGAGGCACTGGAAAAAATCAAGCCTTTAAAAGGAGTCTACGGAAATATAGACAACGCTAAAATCCGGGCCGAGTTTCCGGAAGTGAACCGTTTTTTCTGTGAGGATCTTGAAGTTTTAATGATTCATATTGGTGGGTATCCCGGAAAATATACGCCGCTTACCAATAAAGAAATCTCTGAAAAAGCACCCAAACTTTTTATTTCAGGACATTCCCATATTTTAAAGGCTATGTTTGACCAGAAAAACAATCTTCTGCATCTGAATCCCGGAGCCTGCGGAAAACTGGGATGGCATAAAACGAGAACCATGATGCGTTTTGTTGTAGATGGTGACGAAGTCAAAGATCTGGAAATTATTGAACTGGGGCCGAAAAATTAA
- a CDS encoding serine hydrolase, whose product MRQKFSLLVFLIAAGLFNAQVEEKKLDELILNTLKTFDVPGMSVGIIKDGKVIYSKGFGQRSLTTKQPMDDTTLVGIASNSKGFTCTALAILADEGKLNWDDKVSKYIPEFQMYDPYVSQNVTIKDLVTHRAGLGLGQGDLMFFPEGGNLTVNDIVHNVRYLKPENPFRTTLDYNNIMFIVAGEVIHRVSGLSWAEFIEQRIMKPVGMTSSFGSYNRAKAVANKIDAHAPVDGKAIAVPHDWNETGNAAGGIMSNIKDMTIWADCLLNNFTTKDGKKLVSDKNVQQLWSLQIPDRVAMKNPYDTSFYGYGLGWFLSDVKGHKQIQHTGGLIGTVTQFTLIPDLKLGIVVLTNQQSGAAFNTITNTVKDSYLGVADRNWLKTYGERMSKVNADFDKQKKEAYAKSEAFKKEKSLHPKAEQFVGNYNDQWFGDVEISQQGTAYKILCKNSPRLKGELLPFSNNSFIIKWDDRSYDADAYIIFDYDENGKAVSAKLKPISDVTDFSFDFDDLDLKRK is encoded by the coding sequence ATGAGGCAGAAATTTTCTCTTTTAGTTTTTCTGATAGCAGCAGGGCTTTTCAACGCCCAGGTTGAAGAAAAAAAATTGGATGAGCTGATCCTGAATACTTTGAAAACCTTTGATGTTCCAGGAATGTCTGTGGGGATCATTAAAGACGGAAAAGTGATCTATTCAAAAGGTTTCGGACAGCGTTCACTCACCACAAAACAGCCGATGGACGATACCACGCTGGTGGGAATTGCATCCAATTCCAAAGGCTTTACCTGTACGGCTCTGGCTATTTTAGCCGATGAAGGAAAACTGAACTGGGACGACAAAGTTTCTAAATATATCCCTGAATTCCAGATGTACGATCCCTACGTCTCTCAAAACGTTACCATAAAAGATCTTGTGACCCACAGAGCAGGATTAGGGCTGGGACAGGGAGACCTGATGTTCTTTCCGGAAGGAGGAAATCTTACGGTGAATGATATAGTTCACAATGTAAGATACCTTAAGCCTGAGAATCCTTTCAGAACCACTTTGGATTATAACAATATTATGTTCATTGTTGCCGGGGAAGTTATCCACAGGGTTTCCGGATTGAGCTGGGCTGAATTTATAGAACAGAGAATTATGAAGCCGGTGGGAATGACCTCCAGCTTTGGAAGCTATAACAGAGCAAAAGCAGTAGCCAATAAAATCGATGCACACGCACCTGTTGACGGAAAAGCGATCGCCGTTCCTCACGACTGGAATGAAACGGGAAATGCAGCAGGAGGAATTATGAGTAATATTAAAGATATGACGATCTGGGCAGATTGTCTTTTAAACAATTTCACGACAAAAGATGGTAAAAAGCTGGTTTCTGATAAAAATGTTCAGCAGCTGTGGAGCCTTCAGATTCCTGACAGGGTGGCGATGAAAAATCCTTATGATACAAGCTTTTATGGTTATGGTCTGGGATGGTTCCTGAGTGATGTTAAAGGACATAAGCAGATTCAGCATACCGGTGGTCTTATCGGTACCGTTACCCAATTTACCCTGATTCCTGATCTGAAACTGGGAATTGTAGTATTAACCAATCAGCAGTCTGGAGCTGCTTTCAATACAATCACCAACACGGTAAAAGATTCTTACCTTGGCGTGGCAGACAGAAACTGGCTGAAAACATATGGCGAAAGAATGTCAAAAGTAAATGCAGATTTCGATAAGCAGAAAAAAGAGGCATATGCGAAATCAGAAGCTTTTAAAAAAGAAAAAAGTCTACATCCGAAAGCAGAACAGTTCGTTGGGAATTACAATGACCAATGGTTCGGTGATGTTGAAATTTCACAGCAGGGAACCGCTTACAAAATCCTTTGTAAAAATTCACCAAGACTGAAAGGTGAACTGCTTCCTTTCTCCAATAATTCCTTTATCATCAAATGGGACGACAGAAGCTATGATGCCGATGCCTATATTATTTTTGATTATGATGAAAACGGAAAGGCAGTATCTGCTAAGCTAAAACCCATCTCAGATGTTACGGATTTCAGTTTTGATTTTGATGATCTGGATCTGAAGAGAAAGTAA